GAGCTCCGAGTTGGGGCTGGACCGCCCGCTGCTGACGCAGTATTGGGAGTGGGTAAAAGGCCTATTTACCGGCAATTTTGGGCAGTCTTTGTCCTCGCAGCAGGATATTACGCCGCTGGTATTGGACCGCGCCCAGGTCTCGCTCATCCTCATTGGCCTGGCGATGCTGCTTGCGCTGGCCGGGGCTATCCCGGTGGGCATGTGGCTGGCACTGCGCAACCGTACCCGCGGCGCGGATGTGGTTTCGGCCGGCACGCAGCTGGGCATTGCGGTGCCAAGCTTCCTCCTCGGCATCATTCTGGTGGCTATCTTTGCCGTCCATCTGGGCTGGCTGCCCGCCAATGGTTGGGTGCCGCCCAACCAGGGCGCGGGCGAGTTTATTCGCCACCTCATCTTGCCGGTCATTGCACTGGCCCTGGTGCAAGGCGCAATGCTGACGCGCTACGTGCGCTCGGCGGTGCTTGATGTACTGAATCAAGACTATATCCGCACCGCCCGTGCGCTCGGCCAGTCCCCGTGGGAGGCACTAAAGCGCCATGGCCTGCGCAATGCGGCGCTAC
The nucleotide sequence above comes from Corynebacterium tuberculostearicum. Encoded proteins:
- a CDS encoding ABC transporter permease, yielding MSSLRTTGRAIVRPLLRFALTLFIASIIIFALMRAVPGNPARVALGVNATEEAVGKLSSELGLDRPLLTQYWEWVKGLFTGNFGQSLSSQQDITPLVLDRAQVSLILIGLAMLLALAGAIPVGMWLALRNRTRGADVVSAGTQLGIAVPSFLLGIILVAIFAVHLGWLPANGWVPPNQGAGEFIRHLILPVIALALVQGAMLTRYVRSAVLDVLNQDYIRTARALGQSPWEALKRHGLRNAALPVLTVAGVQLTTMVVGAVVIESVFVIPGIGSMLLDAVSVRDLTTVQTLVMLLVAFALVVNALTDVAYRFIDPRITAGEK